A window of the Brassica napus cultivar Da-Ae chromosome A2, Da-Ae, whole genome shotgun sequence genome harbors these coding sequences:
- the LOC106387763 gene encoding probable cyclic nucleotide-gated ion channel 5, which produces MAGKPQTFVSVDDLDFKLPSSSSLTRQHNYSSSISGPLHPIQGSHNTSGSFKKRFQKGSKGLKSIGRSLGFGVYRAVFPEDLKVSEKKIFDPQDKTLLFCNKLFVISCILSVFVDPFFFYLPVIDGESKCLGIDRKLAITATTFRTFIDVFYLAHMALQLRTAYIAPSSRVFGRGELVIDPAQIAKRYLQRWFIIDFLSVLPVPQIVVWRFLQSSRGSDVLATKQALLFIVLVQYIPRFLRVLPLTSELKRTAGVFAETAWAGAAYYLMLYMLASHIVGAFWYLLALERNDACWQEACNDAGKKICTTGFLYCGNQNMDGYDVWNKTKESVLQSKCRADLDDPNPPFDFGIYTQALSSGIVSSQKFITKYCYCLWWGLQNLSTLGQGLETSTYPLEIMFSISLAISGLILFALLIGNMQTYLQSLTIRLEEMRVKRRDSEQWMHHRMLPQDLRQRVRRYDQYKWLETRGVDEEYLVQNLPKDLRRDIKRHLCLALVRRVPLFESMDDKLLDAICMRLKPCLFTESTYLVREGDPVDEMLFIIRGRLESVTTDGGRSGFFNYSLLKEGEFCGEELLTWALDPKSGVNLPSSTRTVKALTEVEAFALASEELKFVASQFRRLHSRQVQHTFRFYSHQWRTWAACFIQAAWRRYCKRKKMEEAEAEAVPMSTTGSSSSMGAAFLVTKFAASALRTIHRNRNTRIRELVKLQKPPEPDFTAEDAD; this is translated from the exons ATGGCAGGCAAACCACAAACTTTTGTGAG CGTGGATGATCTGGACTTTAAgctaccatcatcatcatctctaaCCCGCCAACACAACTACTCCTCAAGTATCAGTGGACCACTCCACCCCATTCAAGGAAGCCACAACACATCTGGATCCTTCAAGAAACGTTTCCAAAAAGGTTCCAAAGGACTTAAATCCATAGGCCGTTCGCTTGGTTTCGGTGTTTATAGAGCTGTCTTCCCTGAAGACCTCAAAGTATctgagaagaagatatttgatCCTCAGGACAAAACTCTCTTGTTCTGCAATAAGCTGTTTGTTATCTCGTGTATTCTCTCGGTGTTCGTGGACCCTTTCTTCTTCTACCTTCCTGTGATCGATGGTGAGTCCAAGTGCCTCGGTATTGACCGGAAGCTTGCTATCACGGCGACTACGTTTAGGACTTTCATCGATGTGTTTTATCTCGCTCACATGGCTCTCCAGCTTAGGACTGCTTATATTGCACCATCCTCCAGGGTCTTTGGGCGTGGTGAGCTTGTGATAGATCCTGCGCAGATAGCAAAGAGATATTTGCAGCGGTGGTTTATCATTGATTTCCTCTCTGTACTTCCTGTCCCTCAG aTTGTAGTGTGGAGGTTCTTGCAAAGCTCAAGGGGATCAGATGTATTGGCTACAAAGCAGGCCTTGCTTTTCATTGTTTTGGTTCAGTATATACCGCGGTTTCTTCGTGTCTTACCCTTGACATCAGAACTGAAAAGAACAGCAGGTGTCTTTGCAGAGACTGCTTGGGCTGGTGCTGCTTATTATCTGATGTTATATATGCTTGCAAGTCAT ATAGTTGGAGCGTTTTGGTACCTTTTAGCGTTAGAACGCAACGACGCATGTTGGCAGGAGGCCTGTAATGACGCAGGGAAGAAAATTTGCACAACAGGTTTCTTGTACTGTGGGAATCAAAACATGGACGGCTATGACGTTTGGAACAAGACCAAAGAATCTGTTCTTCAGTCCAAGTGCCGCGCTGACCTCGACGATCCTAATCCTCCGTTTGACTTTGGGATTTATACACAGGCTTTATCATCTGGCATTGTCTCATCTCAGAAGTTCATCACAAAGTATTGTTATTGTTTGTGGTGGGGCCTTCAGAACTTGAG TACACTTGGACAAGGGCTTGAGACGAGTACATACCCATTGGAGATTATGTTCTCCATCTCTCTGGCCATCTCCGGGTTGATTCTCTTTGCTCTCCTCATCGGAAACATGCAG ACATATCTCCAATCTCTTACCATCCGGCTGGAAGAAATGAGAGTGAAGAGGCGTGATTCAGAGCAATGGATGCATCATCGGATGTTACCGCAAGATCTTAGGCAGCGTGTGAGACGCTATGACCAGTACAAATGGCTGGAGACACGTGGCGTAGATGAAGAGTATCTCGTTCAGAATCTCCCCAAGGATCTCAGGAGAGACATCAAGCGCCACCTTTGTCTGGCTTTAGTGCGCAGG GTTCCATTGTTTGAGAGCATGGATGATAAGCTTCTTGATGCGATCTGCATGCGGCTAAAACCATGCTTGTTCACAGAGAGCACCTACTTAGTCCGAGAAGGAGACCCTGTAGACGAGATGCTATTCATCATACGTGGCCGCCTCGAGAGTGTGACCACTGATGGAGGCAGGAGCGGTTTCTTCAACTACAGTCTCCTCAAAGAAGGAGAGTTCTGCGGTGAGGAGCTTCTGACATGGGCACTGGATCCAAAATCAGGTGTGAACCTCCCGTCTTCCACCAGAACCGTGAAGGCTCTGACAGAGGTAGAGGCCTTTGCGCTGGCCTCAGAGGAGCTGAAGTTTGTAGCGAGCCAGTTCAGGCGTTTACATAGCAGGCAAGTGCAGCACACGTTCAGGTTTTACTCTCACCAGTGGAGGACTTGGGCTGCTTGCTTTATCCAAGCTGCGTGGCGGAGATACtgcaagaggaagaagatggaagAGGCTGAGGCCGAGGCCGTGCCCATGTCAACCACTGGAAGTTCATCCTCCATGGGGGCTGCGTTTCTTGTCACGAAGTTTGCGGCTAGTGCGCTGCGCACCATACACAGGAACCGGAACACAAGGATTAGGGAGTTGGTAAAGCTGCAGAAGCCTCCTGAGCCTGATTTCACTGCGGAAGATGCTGATTGA